The following DNA comes from Bacteroidota bacterium.
CTTCCTCCTGTTGAAAACATGCTGGTTGTTGGCGTTGTTGTAAAATCCACTTTTTTAGCATCAATAAAAATAATACTGTCCATAGTTGGAAGCATATTCGAAAGAATTTTGCCTATTTCCTTAAAAGAAACGAGTGGAGTGGCTTCTTTAAATTCAGGGTGACAACTTGCCCAGAAACCTTCTATATCCTTATCAACCAATTTCTTCAGACATTCTTCCGATGCGTTGGTAATCAGGTTTTGATCGATTTCTGTCATTTGATCAAAATCATAGGCAATTCGCATGGTTAAATCCTCCTGAGATAAAGCCATAAACGGAATAGCCAACAACAACATAATTATGGATTGTCGAATCATATTTTCAAGTTTATTATCTAGTTAAAGGTTAAAACCCTGCAATTTTATTGTAACTAATTAGTTTCTATTAGCTAAGGTCTATTCCTTGCTTTTCACAATTTTCTGTAGCAGTTTGCTTTTATCAACAATCAATAGCATTAAATAAGCAAATAATGATAGAAAAAACAGTGTTAGCATGGCTTTCAAATAGATTTTAATCGTCCATTCAAGAGCTACTTTTACCCGATGGATCAGACTTATCTTAACGACTTTTCCCTCGATTAATGAAAACTTAACGGTACAGAATTCATTTTCATCATCAAAATCACCCAGGTTTACGCCCAAGTCCTGAAGCTGCTGTTCAATTTCTAAAATCCTGTTTTCTAAATCCATATACTCCTCAATCTTCCCTCCTTTGGATTTCAGTTCATTTAGCGAGTTGAGTATTTTTTCAAGAGATGCCTTTCTTGCATTAAGCTCTTTGTATTCATTGGTCTTGTCCTTTTTTGTAATTTGTTTGGATTGCACCTTGCCTATTTCTATCAGGCTATTGTATAAAGAATCAAATCGAGTAGGTGGAACACCAATTAGTAAACTGAGTTTTCGGTAGCCTGCATTGCCGTTCTTCTGCTCAAACTGAATGAGTGCATTATTGTCTTCAATTTGTGTTCTTAACAATTGCTCTTCTTCCTCGAATTTTGTTGATTTTGTATTTACTTCAGCAACCTTTTCATATTTCTGGTCAACCATAACCGCTGACTGACCAGCATTATTTGGTGAATTTTTATATTCCTTTGACGCATAATTTCTTTTTACATCGTTTATGCTTTCAAAAAATTGAATCTGATTGGGGCTGTCGTCAATAACCAATGTATATCCATAAATTAATCGAAATACAAATAATACTGCAAATCCGCAAAAAAGGATAATGATAGGTTTACGAAGTCGGTGTTTTAGTGGTGTTTTCATGAGTTTATTATTTAATTTAAGATCATCATGAACTAAATTTCACTTTTGAATATCGAAAAGAGTAGGTATTCATTGAGCAACTATTTTCAAGCTTATGCCCCTCTCTCCTTCGCCTTATTTTCTATTCCTTTGGCAACTTTAGGATATTTTTGCATCACCATTTCAAATTCGTTTTTATCAAGGCTATAGAGGTCGCTATAGGTTATTGCTTTGATGGTTGCATTTCGAGGTTGTTCTTTAAACAAAGCTACTTCCCCAAAGAAATCTCCACTATTTAACGTAGCAATTAATTCTTTTTCGTCTTTGGTCAGGATTTCAAGTTCTCCATTGACAATGAAAAACATATGATGGCCTTCGTCTCCAGCTTTGAAAATATAATCTCCGGGAACAAAAATCTCGGGTTTTAGTTGCATAGCCACTTCACGGGCAAACTTGGCATCCACATCTTTAAAAATCGGAATAGCACTAACAATATCCTTCTTCAAATGAAGGGCTACTTCTTCCTGGAGATTCACCGGTAAGCCATGCAGAAAGCTCTCTTCGTCATAACCTTCACGCTTTTCATACATGTATTTGTAGTAATTGCGGATTTTCAATTGCAAATCATCCGGTATGGGTCGATAATTAATCAGTCCTGTTAAGTTTTCAATATTCTCATGATACTTTGATTTGGCTGGATCTTTTTTGCCTAATATGCCTGCAATATTTCCAACCAACAAGCCAAAACCTGTTACACCAGTTAACTCAACCAAAATAACAAACAATATTCTGTAATTGCTGTAAGGTACAATTCCCATGGGAGTTATATCTCCATAACCAACTGTTGTCAGCGTTGTAACTGTCCAATACAGTGATTTAATATAATTTGTAATCATATCAACACTGACATCAATTCCAATCATACTAATCCAGCCACAACTCAGCCAGTGAATGACATGACCAATCCAGAAAAACAAATAAATCAAAGACAAAATACCCGAATACCTGATTTCCTTTTGCCTGAGCAAATACATGAAATGGGCAACCTTGAGCAGCTTCACCAATCTAAATAATTGGACATAAGGAATCCCGATTAAGGACAAGGGAAGTGCTGCAATAATGTCAATGG
Coding sequences within:
- a CDS encoding DUF4349 domain-containing protein, producing MKTPLKHRLRKPIIILFCGFAVLFVFRLIYGYTLVIDDSPNQIQFFESINDVKRNYASKEYKNSPNNAGQSAVMVDQKYEKVAEVNTKSTKFEEEEQLLRTQIEDNNALIQFEQKNGNAGYRKLSLLIGVPPTRFDSLYNSLIEIGKVQSKQITKKDKTNEYKELNARKASLEKILNSLNELKSKGGKIEEYMDLENRILEIEQQLQDLGVNLGDFDDENEFCTVKFSLIEGKVVKISLIHRVKVALEWTIKIYLKAMLTLFFLSLFAYLMLLIVDKSKLLQKIVKSKE
- a CDS encoding cyclic nucleotide-binding domain-containing protein — translated: MARKKFIWESVKLLQYSRFYVIWKALVMLGASYFAIIIPFNYVFHIQNRPLFTISHLFFTVIFALDIFVSIMEAQRDDELNPYGEDLSVGRYLRRYLAIDIIAALPLSLIGIPYVQLFRLVKLLKVAHFMYLLRQKEIRYSGILSLIYLFFWIGHVIHWLSCGWISMIGIDVSVDMITNYIKSLYWTVTTLTTVGYGDITPMGIVPYSNYRILFVILVELTGVTGFGLLVGNIAGILGKKDPAKSKYHENIENLTGLINYRPIPDDLQLKIRNYYKYMYEKREGYDEESFLHGLPVNLQEEVALHLKKDIVSAIPIFKDVDAKFAREVAMQLKPEIFVPGDYIFKAGDEGHHMFFIVNGELEILTKDEKELIATLNSGDFFGEVALFKEQPRNATIKAITYSDLYSLDKNEFEMVMQKYPKVAKGIENKAKERGA